Proteins from a genomic interval of Cyanobium sp. AMD-g:
- a CDS encoding Dps family protein — protein sequence MAITAPPIDIGIPADQRQQIAEGLGRVLADSTVLYAKTHGFHWNVTGPMFNTLHLMFMDQYTELWTALDLIAERIRALGFPAPYGGTLYAGLSSIPEAEGVPAALAMVRELVEGHEAVARTIRSVFTIADEASDQPTADLLTQRLQIHEKTAWMLRSLLEG from the coding sequence ATGGCCATCACCGCTCCCCCCATCGACATCGGCATCCCGGCGGACCAGCGCCAGCAGATCGCCGAAGGCCTCGGCCGCGTGCTGGCCGACAGCACCGTGCTCTACGCCAAGACCCACGGCTTCCACTGGAACGTCACCGGACCGATGTTCAACACGCTCCACCTGATGTTCATGGACCAGTACACCGAGCTCTGGACCGCCCTCGACCTGATCGCCGAGCGCATCCGGGCCCTCGGTTTCCCCGCCCCCTACGGCGGCACCCTCTATGCCGGCCTCTCCTCGATTCCCGAGGCCGAAGGCGTCCCCGCCGCCCTGGCCATGGTGCGGGAGCTGGTGGAGGGCCATGAGGCCGTGGCCCGCACGATCCGCTCGGTGTTCACCATCGCCGACGAAGCCAGCGACCAGCCCACCGCCGACCTGCTCACCCAGCGGCTGCAGATCCACGAGAAGACGGCGTGGATGCTCCGGAGCCTCCTGGAGGGTTGA